A single window of Pyrus communis chromosome 10, drPyrComm1.1, whole genome shotgun sequence DNA harbors:
- the LOC137748534 gene encoding putative disease resistance RPP13-like protein 1, translating into MALIGEAFLSASIQTLCNKIGSGELMDFFRGKKLDYSLLKKLKRTFLALDAVLDDAEEKQMENPRVEKWLDELKHAVFEAEDLLDEIDTEVLRSKVEAEYQTKKTQVWNFLSTPNPFYQGMNGRIQELLEELENLAQHKRVLGLREGVRGKLSQRTPTTSFVEHEFCTYGRDEDEAKLKTLLLSDDGRGGNPSVIPIRGMGGVGKTTLAQLLYNNDRVKEHFDVRAWACVSEDFDAVRVTKILVQSIASKPCDTSDMSLLQVALREQLTGKRFLLVLDDLWNDDYNDWSVLQAPFTYGARGSKVIVTTRNESVASIVHTVPIHSLKQLSHDDCWLLLAKHAFRNENASAHPDLEEIGKKIARKCNGLPLAAKTLGGLLSCNMDYKKWNHILNSNLWELREANSIFPSLRLSFHYLPPYLKQCFAYCSIFPKDYEFEKHTLVRLWMAVGLISQAEGGARMEEVGENYFNELVSRSLIQRSRTEEPGFTMHDLVNDLAMFVSREFCFRMDEEGSYEVPKRVRHLSYAKGRFDAAKKFQPLNGVKYLRTFLPISLREYYWDSYLSSKVPNDLLPRLKCSRALSLAGYTNISRLPDCIGDHIHLRYIDLSYTAIKRLPDTVSGLYNLQTLLLSHCSTLVELPVDMRKLINLRHLDIRDTGIKEMPVQMGRLKSLRTLTGYVLGTSTRSGGIGELGELPNLGGELSIMNLENVVHVVDALRANLKDKKDLNEIELAWGREDADDSIKERQVLEKLQPSVNLVNLTIRCYGGTSFPNWLGDSSFSNIKVMRLQGFSTCWALPSVGQLPALKELCIEEMKFVTSIGAEFYGVNGLSLIQPFRCLEKLEFSGMPEWVEWLPSPGRGQCPDFPRLEELVLVSCPKLRGNLPDYLPRLKRLIVSHCGVLHEGATRRRWIPWSLIVNAESLRQSLQDLEIRGCPGLSSLLETETLSSLSMLDIQIFSRTDCLQPHLSSRLQKLTLHYCGSLLSFPRNGLPTSLTNLCIRSCRRLEFLSHEMMAKLTSLRRFELCWSCDSLRSFPLGVFPKLSSLQIWGIKNLESLSIGEGADVENLTHLDSLCIYHCPNLVSFAHGGLPTPNLSSFTVYGCENLKLLPDRIHTLIALRYLWISGLPNVESFAEGGLPPNLQSFRIADCGKLRPSVEYWGLQRLVSLRTFEIEGSEDVLETVLKEQPLPTTLLTLHISYNKSLKSLEGRGLQHLTSLQKLEIYKCDSLESLPKEGLPASLSYLSIDICPSLMKRCQEKTGEEWSKIAHIPCLRLDDQVII; encoded by the coding sequence atggcTTTGATTGGAGAGGCTTTTCTCTCTGCTTCAATTCAGACGCTGTGCAACAAGATTGGTTCTGGCGAGTTGATGGACTTCTTCCGGGGAAAAAAACTTGACTACTCACTCCTGAAGAAACTGAAGCGGACGTTTCTGGCCCTTGATGCAGTGCTTGACGATGCAGAGGAGAAGCAGATGGAGAATCCCCGTGTGGAAAAGTGGCTTGACGAGCTCAAACATGCTGTCTTCGAAGCCGAGGACCTGCTGGATGAGATCGATACTGAAGTTTTGCGAAGCAAGGTGGAAGCTGAATATCAAACGAAGAAAACCCAGGTGTGGAACTTCCTCTCTACTCCTAATCCTTTTTATCAGGGCATGAATGGTAGGATTCAAGAGTTACTTGAAGAACTAGAAAACCTTGCACAACATAAACGTGTGCTCGGTCTCAGAGAAGGTGTCAGGGGCAAGCTTTCACAAAGAACTCCCACAACTTCCTTCGTTGAGCATGAATTCTGTACTTATGGTAGGGATGAAGATGAAGCGAAGTTGAAAACACTGCTGCTATCTGATGATGGAAGGGGCGGCAATCCATCTGTAATCCCCATACGGGGAATGGGAGGAGTTGGTAAGACAACCCTTGCTCAACTCCTTTACAATAATGACAGGGTGAAAGAGCATTTCGATGTTCGAGCTTGGGCGTGTGTCTCCGAAGACTTTGATGCTGTTAGGGTCACTAAAATCCTTGTTCAGTCAATTGCTTCAAAACCGTGCGATACGTCAGATATGAGCTTGCTTCAAGTTGCTCTTAGGGAACAACTAACGGGGAAAAGGTTTCTACTTGTGTTGGATGACCTTTGGAATGACGATTATAATGATTGGAGTGTTCTACAAGCTCCTTTCACTTATGGGGCGAGGGGAAGTAAGGTCATTGTGACAACAAGGAACGAAAGTGTTGCATCCATCGTGCACACTGTTCCTATTCACTCTTTAAAACAATTGTCGCATGATGATTGTTGGTTGTTACTTGCAAAACATGCGTTTAGAAATGAAAACGCAAGTGCACATCCAGACTTGGAAGAAATTGGTAAAAAAATTGCACGTAAGTGCAATGGTCTGCCTTTAGCTGCGAAAACACTTGGAGGTCTCTTAAGTTGCAACATGGACTACAAGAAATGGAATCATATATTGAATAGCAATCTTTGGGAGCTACGAGAAGCAAATAGTATTTTTCCATCTCTAAGATTGAGTTTCCATTACCTCCCTCCTTATTTAAAACAATGTTTCGCTTATTGCTCAATTTTTCCAAAGGACTATGAATTTGAGAAGCATACTTTGGTTCGACTTTGGATGGCTGTGGGTTTAATTTCACAAGCTGAGGGCGGGGCAAGAATGGAGGAGGTTGGAGAGAACTATTTTAATGAATTAGTATCACGATCACTAATTCAAAGATCAAGAACCGAGGAGCCTGGATTCACAATGCATGATCTCGTTAATGACTTGGCTATGTTCGTGTCTAGAGAATTTTGTTTTCGGATGGATGAGGAAGGATCATATGAAGTTCCTAAAAGAGTTCGACATTTGTCGTATGCGAAAGGAAGATTTGATGCCGCTAAAAAATTTCAGCCATTAAATGGAGTAAAATATTTGCGCACCTTCTTACCCATTTCTTTAAGGGAGTACTATTGGGATTCATATCTAAGTAGTAAGGTTCCAAATGATTTGTTGCCAAGACTAAAATGTTCACGGGCACTGTCTTTGGCAGGATATACAAACATCAGTCGCTTACCCGATTGCATCGGGGACCACATACATTTGCGCTACATTGACCTCTCTTACACTGCTATTAAAAGGTTACCAGATACCGTGAGTGGTCTCTACAATTTGCAAACTCTATTGTTGTCTCATTGTTCCACTCTTGTTGAATTGCCTGTAGACATGAGGAAACTGATTAATTTGCGCCATCTTGATATTAGAGATACTGGTATAAAAGAAATGCCGGTGCAAATGGGTAGACTAAAAAGTTTGAGAACACTCACTGGTTATGTATTGGGGACATCTACTAGGTCTGGTGGCATTGGAGAATTGGGGGAGTTGCCCAATCTTGGAGGGGAACTTTCTATCATGAATCTAGAGAATGTAGTCCATGTTGTGGATGCCTTGCGGGCCAATTTGAAGGATAAGAAAGATCTCAATGAAATAGAGTTGGCATGGGGTAGAGAGGATGCAGATGATTCCATAAAAGAGAGACAAGTACTTGAAAAATTACAACCTTCTGTAAATTTGGTGAACCTGACCATCAGATGTTATGGTGGAACAAGCTTTCCGAATTGGTTGGGAGACTCTTCCTTCTCCAACATAAAAGTCATGCGCCTCCAAGGTTTTAGTACTTGTTGGGCGTTGCCATCAGTTGGGCAGTTGCCCGCTCTTAAGGAGCTCTGTATAGAGGAGATGAAATTTGTTACGAGTATTGGTGCTGAGTTTTATGGTGTCAATGGACTTTCTCTAATTCAGCCATTTCGTTGCTTAGAGAAGCTGGAATTTAGCGGGATGCCAGAATGGGTAGAATGGCTGCCAAGTCCGGGTAGAGGTCAATGTCCAGACTTTCCTCGTCTCGAGGAGCTGGTTTTAGTGAGTTGTCCGAAGCTGAGGGGAAACTTGCCGGATTATCTTCCTCGCTTGAAAAGACTTATAGTGTCCCACTGCGGGGTTCTGCATGAAGGGGCTACTAGGAGAAGGTGGATACCCTGGTCTCTCATTGTTAACGCGGAATCCTTGCGACAATCTCTTCAGGATCTGGAAATAAGAGGATGCCCTGGTCTCTCGTCGTTACTAGAGACGGAGACGCTGTCCTCGCTTTCCATGCTTGATATTCAAATTTTTAGTCGCACAGATTGCTTGCAGCCGCACTTGAGCAGTCGTCTTCAAAAATTGACTCTCCATTATTGCGGGTCCCTCCTGTCGTTCCCTAGAAATGGTCTACCCACTTCGTTGACAAATCTTTGTATAAGAAGTTGCAGGAGATTAGAATTCCTATCTCATGAGATGATGGCCAAATTGACATCCCTTCGACGTTTCGAATTATGTTGGAGCTGTGATTCACTGAGGTCCTTCCCGCTGGGCGTTTTCCCCAAACTTTCATCTCTTCAGATCTGGGGCATTAAAAATCTAGAATCCCTTTCCATTGGAGAAGGAGCTGATGTTGAAAATCTCACTCATCTCGATTCTCTCTGTATCTATCATTGTCCAAATCTGGTCTCTTTTGCCCACGGGGGGTTGCCCACTCCCAACCTGTCTAGTTTTACAGTCTATGGATGCGAGAATTTGAAGTTATTGCCCGATCGAATACACACACTCATCGCCCTTCGATACTTGTGGATATCTGGTCTTCCAAATGTAGAGTCATTTGCAGAAGGAGGTTTGCCTCCCAACCTACAATCATTTCGAATCGCTGATTGTGGGAAACTGAGGCCTTCAGTGGAGTACTGGGGTTTGCAACGACTTGTCTCCCTTCGAACATTTGAGATCGAGGGAAGCGAGGATGTGTTGGAGACGGTGCTCAAGGAACAGCCGCTCCCTACCACTCTTCTCACTCTCCATATCTCTTACAATAAAAGTCTGAAATCTTTGGAGGGAAGGGGACTTCAACACCTCACTTCTCTTCAAAAGCTCGAAATTTACAAATGTGATAGTCTCGAATCCCTGCCAAAAGAGGGTTTGCCGGCATCGCTATCTTATCTGAGCATCGACATATGTCCTTCTCTGATGAAGAGGTGTCAGGAGAAGACGGGAGAAGAGTGGAGCAAGATAGCTCACATTCCTTGCCTCCGGTTAGACGACCAAGTCATCATTTGA